From a region of the Salinispira pacifica genome:
- a CDS encoding LemA family protein, with product MKRKIMRATIFAVAAAAILTLSSCGYNRLQALEEQVFRSFGDLEAQLQRRYDLIPNLVETVKGYADREQETLVAVTEARSRVGSIQAGPDIVDDPEKLAQFQEAQGELSSALSRLLVVTENYPELKADQGFLDLQNQLEGTENRIAVARQRYNEAVQSFNTSIRRFPESLTNNLMLNLERKEYFQASSGADEAPSVDF from the coding sequence ATGAAACGAAAAATTATGCGTGCGACCATATTTGCGGTGGCGGCCGCGGCCATTCTCACCCTCAGCAGCTGCGGATACAACCGCCTGCAGGCCCTGGAAGAACAGGTATTCAGGAGTTTCGGTGATCTGGAAGCCCAGCTGCAGCGGCGCTACGACCTCATTCCCAATCTGGTGGAAACGGTGAAAGGCTATGCCGACCGGGAGCAGGAAACCCTGGTTGCGGTAACCGAGGCGCGGTCCAGAGTTGGATCCATCCAGGCCGGACCGGATATTGTAGATGATCCGGAAAAGCTCGCCCAATTCCAGGAAGCCCAGGGCGAACTCAGCTCCGCACTTTCACGGCTCCTGGTGGTCACAGAGAACTATCCTGAACTGAAAGCCGACCAGGGCTTTCTGGATCTGCAGAACCAGCTTGAGGGTACGGAGAACCGGATTGCGGTTGCCCGTCAGCGGTACAACGAAGCAGTGCAGAGCTTTAACACATCCATCAGGCGCTTTCCCGAGTCCCTGACGAATAACCTGATGCTCAATCTGGAGCGGAAAGAATACTTTCAGGCATCCAGCGGCGCAGATGAAGCTCCCAGCGTGGATTTTTAG
- a CDS encoding TPM domain-containing protein yields MDTPNINKTRRKGAALLLFLLIPAIIAAQNYPRLSGRVVDQAGMISRSSENRIEEQLMDLERSDSTQIVVVTVNSLDGMDIESYSIGLAEEWEIGTGEQDNGAILLVSKAEREIRIEVGYGLEGSLTDLISGRIIRNIITPAFKNGNYDEGIELAVGAMVSTVKGEYTGSGKLPGEDQAAASGDSTLSFLFPLIMFMFFSGFFNIFRGGHRRRSGNFWLWALLGMSAGRHHRGYHGGFGGGSFGGGSPGGFSGGGGGFGGGGASGGW; encoded by the coding sequence ATGGACACTCCAAATATCAACAAAACCCGACGAAAGGGAGCGGCTCTCCTGCTGTTTCTCTTGATTCCGGCTATTATTGCAGCCCAGAATTATCCCAGGCTTAGCGGAAGAGTTGTGGATCAGGCCGGGATGATCAGCCGCAGCAGTGAAAACCGGATTGAAGAGCAATTAATGGATCTTGAGCGCAGCGATTCCACCCAGATTGTGGTGGTAACGGTGAATTCACTGGACGGCATGGATATCGAAAGCTACAGCATCGGACTTGCCGAGGAATGGGAGATCGGAACCGGGGAACAGGACAACGGGGCCATCCTTCTGGTTTCCAAAGCCGAGAGGGAAATCCGGATTGAGGTTGGCTACGGTCTGGAAGGCAGCCTCACCGACCTGATCTCCGGCAGAATCATCCGGAATATCATCACTCCCGCATTCAAGAACGGAAATTACGATGAAGGAATCGAGCTGGCGGTGGGCGCCATGGTTTCCACGGTGAAAGGCGAGTACACCGGAAGCGGCAAGCTCCCGGGTGAGGATCAGGCTGCGGCCTCAGGGGACAGCACCCTCTCATTCCTGTTTCCCCTCATTATGTTCATGTTCTTTTCCGGCTTTTTCAATATCTTCCGGGGGGGACACCGCCGGCGAAGCGGAAATTTCTGGCTGTGGGCCCTGCTGGGTATGAGTGCCGGCCGGCATCACCGCGGATACCACGGCGGTTTCGGCGGAGGATCATTCGGCGGCGGCAGTCCCGGAGGATTTTCCGGCGGCGGCGGCGGATTCGGCGGCGGCGGTGCCTCAGGCGGCTGGTAG